In BD1-7 clade bacterium, one genomic interval encodes:
- a CDS encoding DNA-binding protein — MEPKYTDGLIAYDYDAQETRECRRYILDMSNEQPNNPLHGITLEKVVTRLQEHYGWEELAEFIDINCFKSDPSIKSSLKFLRKTQWARNKVERLYISTFERQSPWGK; from the coding sequence GTGGAGCCGAAATATACTGACGGCTTAATCGCATATGATTATGATGCGCAGGAAACCAGAGAGTGTCGGCGGTATATTTTAGATATGAGTAACGAACAACCCAATAATCCATTACATGGTATTACCCTTGAGAAGGTTGTAACGAGGTTGCAAGAGCACTATGGCTGGGAGGAATTGGCTGAGTTTATCGATATTAACTGTTTTAAAAGTGATCCATCGATTAAATCATCGTTGAAGTTTTTGCGTAAGACGCAATGGGCTCGCAATAAAGTCGAGCGTTTGTATATTTCAACATTTGAAAGACAGTCTCCCTGGGGGAAGTAA